The proteins below come from a single Biomphalaria glabrata chromosome 10, xgBioGlab47.1, whole genome shotgun sequence genomic window:
- the LOC106058450 gene encoding glycosyl hydrolase YngK-like: MVLKVVLLSILLCGIISLVDSACSAGRTKRELRGAWIATVNNKDWPRSMSETTQANKLHLIYLLNILRDANFNAVFFQVRSAGEAMYASSIEPWSQYLTGTQGMAPSPAWDPLQFLIDEAHARNMEVHAWFNPFKATSGTISTAGMSANHIAKVIPAHVHPFGRNLWMDPGSDEVQDWVVNVTLDVVRRYDIDGVHMDGYFYPISIGDRITLFYGGFDDSATYNAYQSDGGTMSRADWRRDNVNKFVERLSTKIHETKDWVKFGVSPFGIWRSGYPSGITGISSVEDFSTDSRLWLQKGWVDYLAPQLYWTIDGPQNFSNLLDWWSDSAQNPTHKHIYASVADYRIVDNNWSPDEMVHQIQEVQMRTNRQVWDEIYFNAHQLQSKQKISRGH, encoded by the exons TATCCATACTTCTGTGTGGGATAATATCCTTAGTAGACTCAG CATGCAGTGCTGGAAGGACCAAACGTGAGTTGAGAGGCGCCTGGATAGCCACGGTCAACAACAAAGACTGGCCAAGGTCAATGTCCGAAACAACACAAGCGAACAAGCTCCACCTGATCTATCTTTTGAATATTCTGCGTGATGCCAACTTCAACGCTGTGTTCTTCCAG GTCAGGTCAGCCGGAGAAGCGATGTACGCGTCCAGCATCGAACCATGGAGTCAATACTTGACCGGCACTCAGGGAATGGCCCCGAGCCCAGCTTGGGACCCTTTACAGTTTTTAATTGACGAGGCCCACGCCAGAAACATGGAGGTCCATGCCTGGTTTAACCCATTCAA GGCCACGTCTGGTACCATATCTACAGCTGGGATGTCAGCCAACCACATTGCCAAGGTTATACCAGCTCACGTTCATCCGTTCGGCAGAAACCTGTGGATGGACCCGGGAAGTGATGAAGTACAG GACTGGGTGGTCAACGTTACTCTCGATGTGGTCAGGCGTTACGACATAGACGGTGTCCACATGGACGGCTATTTCTACCCCATATCCATAGGCGACCGCATCACCCTCTTTTATGGCGGCTTCGACGACTCAGCGACGTACAACGCTTACCAG AGTGATGGTGGAACTATGAGCCGCGCTGACTGGCGACGTGACAATGTTAACAAATTTGTGGAAAGATTATCTACCAA AATCCATGAGACAAAAGACTGGGTCAAGTTTGGTGTTAGTCCATTTGGTATTTGGCGATCTGGCTACCCTAGTGGAATTACAG GCATATCCAGTGTAGAAGATTTCTCCACAGACTCGCGACTTTGGCTGCAGAAAGGTTGGGTAGATTACTTGGCTCCTCAGCTTTACTGGACCATCGATGGACCACAGAATTTCAGCAATCTCCTTGACTGGTGGTCCGACTCTGCACAGAACCCCACTCACAAGCACATCTATGCGAGTGTGGCTGATTACAG GATTGTTGATAACAACTGGAGTCCCGACGAGATGGTCCACCAGATACAAGAAGTGCAGATGCGAACTAACAGGCAGGTTTGGGACGAAATTTATTTCAACGCCCACCAACTGCAATCCAAGCAAAA